CACCATGGCGCTGGCGGTCAAGACGGTGACGGACTGGGTCGGCGACCCCGGCGCCGTCCGCGCCTGCAGCACCCGCTTCACCCGCCCGGTCGTGGTCGACGAGCTGGACGGCGTCGACGTCGTCTTCACCGGCGCCGTCTCCGCGGTCGAGGGCCGGCGGGTCACCGTCACCGTCGAGGCCGTCTCCGGCGGGGTCAAGGTGCTCGGGGCCACGAGGGTGGAGGTGGAGCGTGCCTGAGGTCGTCGCGTCCACCCCGGCCGAGGCGCGGGGTGAGACGGTGCCCGCGGCGGCCGTCCCGCTCTCCACGCTGACCACGCTGCACCTGGGGGGTCCGGCGCGGCGCCTGGTCGTGGCCACCACCGCCGAGCAGCTGGTCGAGGCCGTCGCCGACTGCGACCGGCGCGGCGAGCCGGTGCTGGTGCTGGGCGGCGGGTCGAACCTGGTGGTCGGCGACGACGGCTTCGACGGCACCGTCGTCCGGGTGGCCAGCCGCGGGGTGGTGCTGGACGACCTGTCCGACTGCGCAGGGGCCACGGTGACGGTCGCCGCGGGGGAGCCCTGGGACGCCCTGGTGGCCACCACGGTCGAGCGGGGCTGGGTGGGGCTGGAGGCCCTGTCCGGCATCCCCGGCCTGACCGGGGCCAGCCCGATCCAGAACGTCGGGGCCTACGGGGCCGACGTCAGCCAGACCATCGCCTCGGTGCGCACCTGGGACCGCCACGAGCGGGCCCAGCGCACGCTCCCGGCCGCCGCCTGCGCCTTCGGCTACCGCAGCTCGCGGTTCAAGTCCGAGCCCGGCCGCCACCTGGTGCTGTCGGTGACCTTCCAGCTCGAGCTGGGCACCCTGGGCGCCCCGGTCCGCTACGCCGAGCTGGCCCGGGCCCTCGGTGTCGAGCCGGGTGGGCGGGCACCCGCCGGCGCGGTCCGCGACGCCGTGCTGGGCCTGCGGGCGGGCAAGGGCATGGTGCTGGACGAGTCC
The sequence above is a segment of the Auraticoccus monumenti genome. Coding sequences within it:
- a CDS encoding MaoC/PaaZ C-terminal domain-containing protein, with the translated sequence MSPTSTRTPVPAAGHQVEVGTPLPQTTVHLTRADLIRYAGASGDLNPIHWSDRFAEAIGMPGVVAHGMFTMALAVKTVTDWVGDPGAVRACSTRFTRPVVVDELDGVDVVFTGAVSAVEGRRVTVTVEAVSGGVKVLGATRVEVERA
- a CDS encoding UDP-N-acetylmuramate dehydrogenase, whose amino-acid sequence is MPEVVASTPAEARGETVPAAAVPLSTLTTLHLGGPARRLVVATTAEQLVEAVADCDRRGEPVLVLGGGSNLVVGDDGFDGTVVRVASRGVVLDDLSDCAGATVTVAAGEPWDALVATTVERGWVGLEALSGIPGLTGASPIQNVGAYGADVSQTIASVRTWDRHERAQRTLPAAACAFGYRSSRFKSEPGRHLVLSVTFQLELGTLGAPVRYAELARALGVEPGGRAPAGAVRDAVLGLRAGKGMVLDESDHDTWSAGSFFTNPVLDADRAATLPEDAPRFPQPDGRVKTSAAWLIERAGFPRGFGEPPATVSTKHTLALTNRGGATTTQLLSLASTIRDGVQRRYGVVLEPEPQLVGCALAPAAG